Proteins encoded within one genomic window of Rhododendron vialii isolate Sample 1 chromosome 1a, ASM3025357v1:
- the LOC131298007 gene encoding uncharacterized protein LOC131298007, translating into MGPFLCPYFGALLRDASEMLRPVGCTAQHKLVGSVSCSGFGSSVDRLGSIVFNQREWESLKSVHKGCFQVSSGSPGHFQMDVLLASLYEVHKDSANCSDGKWIIRIKKTISGRSWKIW; encoded by the exons ATGGGTCCCTTTTTGTGCCCTTATTTTGGCGCATTATTGAGGGATGCATCTGAGATGCTCAGGCCTGTGGGTTGTACGGCGCAG CACAAATTGGTTGGGTCTGTCTCTTGTTCTGGCTTCGGGAGCAGCGTAGATCG GTTGGGTTCGATCGTCTTCAACCAGAGAGAGTGGGAGAGTCTCAAGTCAGTTCATAAAG GTTGCTTCCAAGTTTCCAGTGGATCTCCAGGTCACTTTCAAATGGATGTCCTTCTTGCTTCACTTTACGAGGTACATAAA GATTCAGCTAACTGCAGTGATGGAAAATGGATAATACGAATCAAGAAGACTATCTCTGGTCGCTCTTGGAAGATTTG GTAA
- the LOC131330350 gene encoding uncharacterized protein LOC131330350, with amino-acid sequence MPEEASHLCHKVVDRALLVEQENEESKRLFENRKRQRFNSGKKSEGGSFKKQNTRNEVGKPSNNQLPPCATCGKPHLGVCMKATSGCFNCGKVGHLKKDCPNLRPGIINVQNSGQSMGQRQRQTTPAQRNDGRQRQGKAFALMPGDPRNTEEVVAGNVSICLILAYALIDLGSTHSFISPQLATKLFNIAKPLGYDLLVSQPMSRGVVCTTICKNCDVRFDNICLHANLIPLEINHFDANFGMDWLAANHATINCTNKCVEFRSPEQENIRFEVADILVVREFPKVFPDDLPGTPIDREIEFKIEVIPAFMDLMNWVFKQYLDEFVIVFIDDILIYSKNEEEHADIYESFYEH; translated from the exons ATGCCCGAGGAGGCTTCCCACCTATGCCACAAAGTTGTTGATCGGGCCCTATTAGTCGAACAAGAAAACGAGGAGTCCAAAAGGCTCTTCGAGAATCGAAAGCGTCAAAGGTTCAATAGTGGGAAGAAATCCGAAGGGGGAAGCTTTAAGAAACAAAATACTAGAAATGAAGTTGGGAAACCAAGCAACAACCAGCTGCCGCCATGTGCAACGTGCGGGAAACCCCACTTAGGCGTTTGTATGAAGGCAACAAGTGGATGTTTCAATTGTGGCAAAGTTGGACATCTAAAAAAGGATTGCCCAAATCTCAGGCCCGGAATAATAAATGTGCAAAACTCGGGACAGTCAATGGGGCAGAGGCAAAGACAAACAACTCCAGCACAACGAAACGATGGTAGACAAAGGCAAGGGAAGGCATTTGCTCTAATGCCAGGAGACCCACGAAACACTGAAGAAGTTGTAGCAGGTAATGTATCAATTTGTTTGATACTAGCCTATGCTCTAATTGACTTGGGTTCAACACACTCATTTATTTCACCACAACTCGCCACAAAGTTATTCAACATAGCAAAACCCCTCGGTTATGACTTGTTGGTGTCGCAGCCAATGAGTAGAGGTGTAGTTTGCACGACAATTTGTAAGAACTGTGATGTGCGTTTTGACAATATATGCTTGCATGCGAATCTGATACCTCTTGAGATAAATCATTTTGATGCAAATTTTGGCATGGATTGGCTCGCTGCCAACCACGCCACAATCAACTGTACTAACAAATGTGTCGAGTTCCGTAGTCCAGAACAAGAAAATATTCGATTT GAAGTGGCAGATATTCTAGTAGTCCGAGAGTTTCCGAAAGTTTTTCCGGATGACTTACCAGGGACTCCAATAGACCGGGAGATCGAGTTCAAGATAGAGGTCATACCAG CTTTTATGGACCTGATGAACTGGGTATTTAAGCAATACCTGGATGAATTTGTAATAGTCTTCATCGATGATATCCTCATCTACtccaaaaatgaagaagaacATGCGGACATTTACGAATCGTTCTACGAACACTGA
- the LOC131330364 gene encoding protein FAR1-RELATED SEQUENCE 5-like — MVNLLSLINDKCFSDHFVSICLDSSLHLFPSLAITFVTSHLYATYVTPISGLVEEDSHSNTFGDNDVEGEEERSVFSVDDSLRLLNDTEIVQMKFVYEEEAGLFYNAYAKAMGFSIRKFKSKPHRGNEVYVKWRAWVCSRIGKRNKKHLERTERKRRHRAETRIGCGAKFRVCCKSNTIQNYVVTEFVSTHNHPLAAPHCVPFLRSHRHMGDADVAQVMAMRNVGMKPSQIMDNMTRQSGGFQNVGFTYTVDEDDRLEKLFRTDERSQMDYTAFRDMLVFDTTYWTNVYKKPFVILAGVSNNFMTTIFGCALLLKETEETYNWVLATFLEAMDGKRPISVVRDGGFVMRNAIRNIFPDVRHRLCSWHLERNAAKNVHRPEFVFDFTKLIQMEREVEEFKSLWANLLSHYGLETNDWVLEMYRGHERWAEAYLLGHFFAGMRTTQRCEGMNYYLNQFLKVRPRLFEFVQQYHRGLARMRAAEAGAETVTKHSTLVLITQLKSLEKNGTEVYTRYIFRLFRDEIQLTSALIVARRVDEVECWLYFIEMYSHLESNWTVEYYPIRSKMNCSCLMFESFGLPCCHMIVVIKYEHISTIPPSLVMRRWTRYARPAAQQPNVGQISRTISHMARYGILSSGYKLMSFYASHAQNSFEDTRQVEHEMTS; from the exons ATGGTAAACCTTTTAAGTCTTATAAATGATAAATGTTTTTCTGACCATTTTGTATCCATTTGTTTGGACTCGAGCTTGCATCTTTTTCCAAGTTTGGCGATCACTTTTGTTACCTCTCATTTGTATGCAACATATGTCACCCCTATAAGTGGTCTTGTGGA GGAAGATTCTCACAGTAATACATTTGGAGATAATGATGTTgaaggggaagaggaaaggTCAGTTTTCAGTGTAGATGATAGTCTTCGTTTGCTGAATGATACGGAGATTGTGCAAATGAAATTTGTTTATGAAGAAGAGGCTGGTCTATTCTACAATGCATATGCCAAGGCAATGGGTTTTAGTATACGCAAATTTAAAAGTAAACCACATAGAGGCAATGAAGTGTATGTAAAGTGGAGGGCTTGGGTTTGTTCTAGGATAGGTAAAAGAAACAAGAAGCACTTAGAACGCACTGAACGGAAACGACGTCATAGAGCTGAAACAAGAATTGGTTGTGGTGCTAAATTTCGGGTCTGTTGTAAGAGCAATACCATCCAAAATTATGTTGTTACAGAGTTTGTGAGTACCCACAACCATCCCTTAGCAGCACCGCATTGTGTTCCATTTCTTCGATCGCACAGACACATGGGTGATGCAGATGTAGCTCAAGTAATGGCCATGCGGAATGTAGGCATGAAGCCATCCCAAATTATGGACAATATGACAAGGCAGTCGGGGGGTTTCCAAAATGTGGGGTTcact tacaCCGTTGATGAGGATGATCGGTTGGAGAAACTCTTCAGGACAGATGAGAGGTCTCAGATGGATTATACCGCATTCAGAGATATGTTAGTTTTCGACACGACCTATTGGACCAATGTTTACAAGAAGCCATTTGTCATATTGGCGGGTGTGAGTAATAACTTTATGACGACCATATTTGGCTGTGCGTTGTTGTTGAAGGAGACAGAGGAGACGTACAACTGGGTTCTTGCAACGTTTTTGGAGGCCATGGATGGTAAACGGCCCATCTCTGTGGTCAGAGATGGTGGTTTTGTGATGCGCAATGCAATTAGGAACATTTTCCCAGATGTAAGGCATCGCTTATGTTCGTGGCATTTGGAGCGAAATGCCGCTAAAAATGTTCATAGGCCGGAATTCGTGTTTGACTTTACCAAGTTGATTCAAATGGAACGTGAGGTTGAAGAATTTAAGAGTCTTTGGGCTAACTTGCTTTCACACTATGGCCTAGAGACAAATGATTGGGTGCTAGAGATGTATAGGGGCCACGAAAGATGGGCGGAGGCATATCTCCTCGGCCATTTCTTTGCCGGGATGAGGACGACTCAGCGATGTGAAGGTATGAACTATTATTTGAATCAGTTCTTAAAAGTACGGCCACGACTTTTTGAATTTGTCCAACAGTACCACCGTGGTTTGGCTAGGATGCGAGCTGCCGAAGCAGGGGCTGAGACAGTAACGAAGCACAGTACCCTTGTCTTGATCACGCAATTGAAAAGCTTAGAGAAGAACGGAACCGAGGTGTACACACGATACATATTTAGATTGTTTCGGGATGAAATACAGCTCACGTCTGCATTGATTGTGGCGCGTCGCGTTGATGAGGTGGAGTGTTGGTTGTACTTTATTGAAATGTACTCCCATCTAGAATCCAATTGGACGGTTGAGTATTATCCAATTCGTAGcaaaatgaattgttcttgcTTGATGTTTGAGTCATTCGGTCTACCTTGTTGCCACATGATTGTGGTCATAAAATATGAACATATATCGACCATTCCCCCAAGTTTAGTCATGCGAAGATGGACAAGGTATGCTCGGCCTGCAGCCCAACAACCAAATGTTGGCCAAATCTCTCGCACTATATCCCACATGGCTAGGTATGGGATATTGAGTTCGGGTTACAAATTGATGTCATTCTATGCGTCGCATGCCCAGAACTCATTTGAAGATACTAGGCAAGTGGAGCACGAAATGACATCCTAG
- the LOC131330357 gene encoding uncharacterized protein LOC131330357, with protein sequence MDDDDSLDTEWLPYDDSSTSTASFSLGKSLLRSLGEQENDGSSDSDDDNITHEFDENGRPIFPEFKESYMNKPQLIEGMKFPNVVTFRKLLREYHIKESYEFKFLKNEFRMVTVKCAHDCGFRLHASPMYEERSFQIKKIDQQHSCTWKYTNNDATSSWLSQRAKRKVLELIRGDHRGQYAKLWDYCEMVRIQNPSSTAKIKVDTESLPEVGPVFERIFISYDGQLRGFLSGCRHIIGLDAYFLKGPFGGQLMHAVARDANNQMFPLAFVVVESETKANWTWFMGLLVNMIGDPAERGWCFVSDRQKGLTQTFAEFYPNVEHRYCVRHMFSNFSKVYKGKEWKDIMWKAALVYTV encoded by the exons ATGGATGATGATGATAGCTTAGACACTGAGTGGTTGCCCTATGATGATAGCTCTACTTCCACTGCCTCTTTTA GTTTAGGGAAAAGCTTACTTAGGAGTTTAGGTGAACAAGAAAATGATGGTAGTTCTGACAGTGATGATGACAACATTACACATGAGTTTGATGAAAATGGGAGGCCTATTTTTCCTGAGTTCAAAGAGAGTTACATGAACAAACCTCAATTAATAGAAGGGATGAAATTTCCTAATGTGGTAACTTTTAGGAAATTATTGAGGGAATACCACATAAAAGAGAGCTatgaattcaaatttttaaagaaTGAGTTTAGGATGGTGACTGTAAAGTGTGCACATGATTGTGGTTTTAGACTTCATGCCTCTCCCATGTATGAAGAGAGAtctttccaaataaaaaagatagaTCAACAACATTCATGTACCTGGAAGTACACTAATAATGATGCAACCTCATCTTGGCTTTCCCAAAG GGCAAAAAGAAAGGTACTGGAACTGATAAGGGGAGATCATAGAGGGCAGTATGCCAAGTTGTGGGATTATTGTGAGATGGTTAGAATTCAGAATCCAAGTAGTACTGCTAAGATTAAGGTGGATACAGAATCCTTGCCAGAGGTAGGGCCAGTGTTTGAGAGGATTTTCATAAGTTATGATGGACAATTGAGGGGATTTCTATCAGGTTGCAGACATATAATTGGGTTAGATGCCTATTTTTTGAAAGGTCCCTTTGGAGGCCAATTGATGCATGCAGTTGCAAGAGATGCCAACAATCAGATGTTTCCTTTAGCATTTGTTGTTGTGGAGTCTGAAACAAAAGCTAACTGGACTTGGTTCATGGGGTTGCTTGTAAATATGATAGGAGATCCAGCAGAAAGAGGGTGGTGCTTTGTCTCTGATAGGCAGAAG GGCTTGACACAAACATTTGCAGAGTTCTACCCTAATGTTGAACATAGGTATTGCGTTAGGCATATGttctcaaatttctcaaaagtGTATAAGGGTAAAGAATGGAAAGACATAATGTGGAAGGCAGCATTAGTGTACACAGTTTAA